One window of Chloroflexota bacterium genomic DNA carries:
- the prmC gene encoding peptide chain release factor N(5)-glutamine methyltransferase, producing MALPSHFAISGPSPLGSSALSWAQDRMRRSGVDAPWLTALVLFERATGLGREEVLAHPDAMVSRAQLHVFQALVERRCHREPLAYILGYRDFYGRRFSVDRSALIPRPETEGLVSLALDCITRLRAERSMDAGAAINRPFDVLDVGTGCGSIAVTILASRSDCRVVATDVDLQCLRLARSNAVTHEVAERLELVACDVVDGLALQSPLIVANLPYVPTNEIDQLEPEVAEFEPRRALDGGADGTAVIQSLLTALPRVMEPGGTALMEFGDGQSPRLRDAARFILPSWPIRTECDASGTERYLLVDRPSAGG from the coding sequence GTGGCTTTGCCTTCACACTTCGCGATCTCGGGTCCGTCACCCTTAGGGTCATCCGCGCTCAGCTGGGCCCAGGATCGAATGCGTCGATCAGGAGTAGACGCTCCGTGGCTTACTGCCCTCGTGCTCTTCGAGCGAGCCACCGGGCTCGGGCGTGAAGAGGTGCTCGCGCACCCCGACGCGATGGTATCGAGGGCCCAGCTCCACGTCTTTCAGGCGCTCGTGGAGCGTCGATGCCACCGCGAGCCCCTCGCATACATTCTCGGGTACCGCGATTTCTATGGCCGGCGATTTTCCGTCGACCGTTCTGCCCTGATCCCACGCCCGGAAACAGAAGGGCTCGTATCCCTCGCGCTCGACTGTATCACCCGACTCCGCGCAGAGCGGTCGATGGACGCGGGAGCCGCCATCAACCGACCCTTCGACGTGCTCGACGTGGGGACAGGGTGTGGCTCCATCGCCGTGACGATCCTCGCGAGTCGATCGGACTGCCGGGTTGTGGCGACCGATGTCGATCTCCAATGCTTGCGCCTCGCACGATCGAATGCGGTGACCCACGAGGTCGCCGAACGACTCGAGCTCGTGGCGTGCGATGTGGTCGATGGTCTGGCACTTCAATCTCCCCTCATCGTCGCGAACCTCCCATACGTGCCCACGAATGAGATCGACCAGCTGGAGCCAGAAGTGGCTGAATTCGAGCCCCGGCGCGCGCTCGACGGCGGCGCTGACGGGACGGCTGTGATCCAATCGCTCCTGACTGCGCTGCCTCGCGTGATGGAACCGGGAGGCACGGCGCTGATGGAATTCGGGGATGGCCAGAGCCCGCGGCTTCGCGACGCCGCGCGGTTCATCCTGCCGAGCTGGCCTATCCGAACGGAATGCGATGCCTCCGGAACCGAACGGTACCTCCTCGTCGACCGACCCTCCGCCGGTGGCTAA
- a CDS encoding L-threonylcarbamoyladenylate synthase: MANTHERIARWTGVPEIDQEIAQRAATIIRRGGLVVYPTDTVYGVGCDPLNEAAIRRVYEVKGRPDEKAIIWLVCTIEDARAWCVVDSRAERLAARFWPGGLTIILPRRSPSASGLNTLGIRAPAHAAALAIIGAAGGRVATTSANKTGQPAARTGSEAAEAIGSSVDLVVDAGETPGGIESTIVNLSGPGYQILRPGAISQEAVAEALER; this comes from the coding sequence GTGGCTAACACGCACGAGCGGATCGCGCGTTGGACCGGCGTTCCCGAGATAGACCAGGAGATCGCACAGCGCGCCGCCACGATCATCCGTCGCGGCGGGCTCGTGGTCTATCCCACCGACACCGTGTACGGGGTCGGCTGCGATCCGCTGAACGAGGCAGCCATTCGACGCGTCTACGAGGTCAAGGGACGACCGGACGAAAAGGCGATCATCTGGCTCGTCTGCACCATCGAGGATGCGCGCGCGTGGTGCGTGGTCGACTCCAGGGCGGAACGGCTGGCAGCGCGATTCTGGCCGGGCGGCCTCACCATCATCCTTCCACGGCGGTCGCCGTCTGCATCGGGGTTGAATACGCTCGGAATCCGCGCCCCCGCCCACGCCGCGGCGCTCGCCATCATCGGCGCCGCCGGCGGGCGTGTCGCGACGACCAGCGCCAACAAGACCGGCCAGCCCGCCGCCCGGACCGGTTCTGAGGCCGCCGAGGCGATCGGCTCATCGGTAGACCTCGTCGTCGACGCGGGAGAAACGCCGGGCGGGATCGAGTCAACAATCGTCAACCTATCGGGGCCCGGGTATCAGATTCTTCGCCCCGGGGCCATATCACAAGAGGCGGTCGCGGAGGCCCTGGAGCGATGA
- the hisS gene encoding histidine--tRNA ligase: protein MYQAPRGTQDILPEDVPYWTFVESTARRFAASFGYREIRTPTFEDTALFYHGAGETTDVVEKEMYSFRDKGGADITLRAEGTAPIVRAYLEHGLYAGPQPVRLFSLISVFRYDRPQAGRLREHHQFDCEALGDDDPALDAEIITLLWRLYGALGLRELSIQLNSIGCPICRPAYIAALRQYYTGKMLNEETGEPVLCADCRRRLERNPLRLLDCKVPTCQPVADAAPSFVDHLCAECTAHFASVRHLLEIEGISFSLNSRLVRGFDYYTRTVFEVWPPRVGAQSSIGGGGRYDGLAEQIGGRHTPGVGFGTGIERLILNLRAQGVSVDDPTLPDVFVAPLSERGKDAAARFVSSLRENGVRVVAGVGSKSLRARLRNADASGARWAAFFGDDEVKDGTVALRDLQQTAPQSVPISDALIRLRETRGRS, encoded by the coding sequence GTGTACCAAGCACCGCGTGGAACGCAAGACATCCTGCCCGAAGACGTCCCGTACTGGACGTTCGTCGAATCGACCGCGCGCCGTTTCGCCGCGAGCTTCGGCTATCGCGAGATCCGCACGCCGACCTTCGAAGACACCGCTCTGTTCTATCACGGTGCAGGCGAAACCACGGATGTTGTCGAAAAAGAAATGTACTCGTTTCGGGACAAGGGCGGAGCGGACATCACGCTGCGCGCGGAAGGCACGGCTCCGATCGTTCGTGCCTATCTGGAGCACGGGCTGTATGCTGGTCCACAGCCGGTACGACTCTTTAGCTTGATCAGCGTGTTTCGCTATGACCGCCCCCAAGCGGGTCGGCTTCGGGAGCACCACCAGTTCGACTGCGAAGCCCTCGGCGACGACGACCCGGCGCTCGACGCAGAGATCATCACCCTGCTCTGGCGCCTGTATGGGGCCCTCGGGCTGCGGGAACTTTCGATTCAGCTCAATTCCATTGGATGTCCTATTTGCCGACCGGCCTACATCGCCGCGCTTCGTCAGTACTACACCGGGAAGATGCTGAACGAAGAGACCGGCGAGCCCGTTCTCTGCGCCGATTGCCGACGCCGTCTGGAGCGCAATCCCCTGCGCCTGCTCGACTGCAAGGTCCCGACCTGTCAGCCCGTCGCCGACGCGGCGCCTTCGTTCGTCGATCATTTGTGCGCCGAATGTACGGCGCATTTCGCCTCGGTTCGGCATCTCCTGGAGATCGAGGGGATTTCCTTCTCGTTGAACAGCCGTCTCGTGCGCGGGTTCGACTACTACACGCGAACCGTGTTCGAAGTTTGGCCGCCCCGGGTGGGCGCGCAGTCTTCGATTGGCGGCGGCGGCCGCTACGACGGACTGGCCGAGCAGATTGGGGGGCGCCATACGCCCGGGGTGGGCTTCGGAACGGGGATCGAGCGCCTCATCCTGAATCTGCGCGCGCAGGGGGTGAGCGTCGACGATCCGACGCTCCCAGACGTGTTCGTCGCACCCTTGAGCGAGCGTGGAAAAGACGCCGCCGCGCGATTTGTTTCGAGTCTTCGAGAAAATGGCGTCCGCGTCGTCGCCGGCGTTGGATCGAAGTCCCTCCGTGCGCGGCTGCGCAATGCCGATGCGAGTGGCGCGCGATGGGCAGCGTTTTTCGGCGATGATGAAGTGAAGGACGGGACCGTTGCCTTGCGCGACCTCCAACAAACGGCTCCGCAAAGCGTCCCAATTTCGGACGCGCTGATAAGGCTCAGAGAAACGCGAGGACGATCGTGA
- the prfA gene encoding peptide chain release factor 1: protein MRARIADAEARLKEIDQEMTRPDVVTDSRRLQELGREQASLAPIADRGRELADVERQIQENRALLAEEDEELRTLAMEEIESLERRQRQLISDLRELMRPRDPNDERNVIIEIRAGTGGDEASLFAADLLRAYLRYAEDRGWKADVMSTSESGVGGLKEVILEITGRGAYSRLKYESGVHRVQRVPVTEASGRIHTSTATVAVLPEAEEVDIQIAEEDLRIDVYRSTGHGGQSVNTTDSAVRITHLPTGMVVTCQDEKSQLKNKNKAMAVLRSRLYDLQQRAQHDQVAELRRSQVGTGERAEKIRTYNYRENRVTDHRIGLTVHQLDSIMEGQLDLLIEPLILASQHSEDGPLSPRP from the coding sequence CTGCGCGCGCGAATCGCGGACGCGGAGGCGCGCCTGAAGGAGATCGACCAGGAAATGACGAGGCCCGACGTGGTGACCGATTCGCGGCGGCTGCAGGAGCTTGGTCGCGAGCAGGCATCGCTGGCCCCGATCGCTGATCGCGGCCGGGAGCTGGCCGACGTCGAACGCCAGATCCAGGAGAACCGTGCGCTGCTTGCCGAGGAGGACGAGGAGCTTCGCACGCTGGCAATGGAGGAGATCGAGTCTCTCGAACGCCGACAGAGGCAGCTCATCTCCGACCTGCGAGAGCTGATGCGGCCGCGCGACCCCAACGACGAGCGCAACGTGATCATCGAGATCCGGGCAGGCACCGGCGGAGACGAAGCCTCGCTTTTTGCCGCGGACCTGCTGCGAGCGTACCTGCGCTATGCCGAGGACCGAGGCTGGAAGGCCGACGTGATGTCCACGAGCGAATCGGGCGTCGGCGGTCTCAAGGAGGTGATCCTGGAGATCACCGGGCGCGGCGCCTACAGCCGCCTGAAGTACGAGAGCGGCGTGCACCGCGTGCAGCGGGTGCCGGTAACCGAGGCTAGCGGACGCATTCACACGTCGACCGCCACAGTCGCCGTCCTTCCAGAAGCCGAGGAAGTCGACATCCAGATCGCCGAGGAAGACCTGCGAATCGACGTCTATCGCTCGACAGGCCACGGCGGGCAGAGCGTGAACACGACCGACTCAGCCGTCCGCATCACCCACCTACCCACAGGAATGGTCGTCACCTGCCAGGACGAGAAGAGCCAGCTCAAGAACAAGAACAAAGCGATGGCCGTCCTTCGGTCACGCCTGTACGACCTCCAGCAGCGAGCCCAGCACGATCAGGTCGCGGAGCTGCGCCGATCACAGGTCGGGACGGGCGAGCGCGCCGAGAAGATCCGAACCTACAACTATCGCGAGAATCGTGTTACAGATCACCGAATCGGGCTCACCGTGCACCAGCTCGACAGCATAATGGAAGGGCAGCTCGATCTCCTGATCGAGCCGCTCATTTTGGCGTCTCAACACAGTGAGGACGGCCCACTCAGCCCCAGACCATGA